A portion of the Deinococcus peraridilitoris DSM 19664 genome contains these proteins:
- a CDS encoding DUF1028 domain-containing protein — MVKLNTFSITARCAQTGQLGVAVSTAVPGVGMLCPFVQAEVGAVASQSFVNPYLGIWGLEYLADGHSASETLELLKQRDQGLALRQFAIVDRHGGSAAFSGDGCDGWYGHLTGPDYAIAGNMLVGAETLNAMKDSFERSEHRPLVERLLEALQAGQNAGGDKRGKQSAAVKVYSTEQYPLVDLRVDEHTDPVPELQRVYDVARETLLPLIGMLPSKAHPQGLFNMEESRKRGLLQDH, encoded by the coding sequence ATGGTAAAACTCAACACCTTCTCGATCACCGCCCGGTGCGCCCAGACCGGACAGCTTGGCGTGGCGGTGTCCACCGCCGTGCCCGGCGTGGGCATGCTCTGTCCCTTTGTACAGGCTGAAGTGGGCGCCGTCGCCTCACAATCCTTCGTCAATCCTTACCTCGGCATCTGGGGGCTCGAGTACCTCGCCGATGGTCATTCCGCCAGCGAAACACTCGAGCTCCTCAAGCAACGCGATCAGGGACTGGCCCTGCGGCAATTCGCGATCGTCGACCGCCATGGAGGCTCCGCCGCGTTCTCCGGTGATGGCTGCGACGGCTGGTACGGTCACCTGACCGGACCTGACTACGCCATCGCCGGCAATATGCTCGTCGGTGCAGAGACGCTGAACGCCATGAAAGACAGTTTCGAGCGCAGCGAACACCGCCCGCTCGTCGAACGCCTGCTTGAGGCCCTGCAAGCCGGTCAGAACGCCGGAGGTGACAAACGCGGCAAACAGTCCGCGGCCGTGAAAGTGTACAGCACCGAGCAGTACCCGCTGGTTGATTTGCGCGTCGACGAGCACACCGACCCTGTTCCTGAACTGCAGCGCGTGTACGACGTCGCCAGGGAAACTCTGCTTCCACTCATCGGCATGCTCCCTTCAAAAGCTCACCCGCAGGGCCTCTTCAACATGGAGGAGTCCCGAAAACGCGGGCTGCTTCAGGATCACTGA
- a CDS encoding ABC transporter permease: MKSNGYLLAGAAIMLLLAAFALLAPVLAPSDPNAINPVQSLKSFNFEGHLLGTDNLGRDLLSRLLYGGRITLISSVVAALISTSLGTALGLIAAYYKGWIDVIVMRLTDILMGFPFILLAILIVAALGPSTINALIAVAIANVPFTARLVKSEAARVREREFITAALALGANHQRIVLSHMLPNIISVTIPTLFMTTGWMIGQTSALSFLGLGTQPPTADWGSMLAESQNYMASLPQVAMLPGLMIVIAVVGLNLFGVGLRSSLMREE, encoded by the coding sequence TTGAAAAGCAACGGCTATCTCCTGGCTGGCGCGGCCATCATGCTGCTGCTCGCGGCGTTTGCTTTGCTTGCCCCGGTCCTGGCGCCATCCGACCCGAACGCCATCAATCCTGTTCAGTCTCTCAAGTCCTTCAATTTCGAGGGTCACCTGCTCGGCACGGACAACCTGGGGCGTGACCTGCTGAGCCGCCTGCTGTACGGAGGACGCATCACGCTCATCAGCAGCGTCGTCGCGGCGTTGATCTCTACGTCACTCGGCACCGCACTTGGCCTGATCGCCGCGTACTACAAAGGCTGGATCGATGTGATCGTCATGCGCCTGACGGACATCCTGATGGGCTTCCCGTTCATTCTGCTGGCCATTTTGATCGTCGCCGCGCTCGGGCCGTCCACCATCAATGCCTTGATTGCCGTCGCCATCGCCAACGTCCCCTTCACCGCCCGCCTTGTCAAAAGTGAAGCCGCGCGCGTCCGTGAACGTGAATTCATCACTGCCGCCCTCGCCTTGGGGGCCAACCATCAGCGCATCGTGTTGTCTCACATGCTGCCGAACATCATCAGCGTCACGATCCCAACGCTCTTCATGACCACCGGCTGGATGATCGGACAAACATCTGCCTTGAGCTTCCTCGGCCTGGGCACCCAACCACCTACGGCCGACTGGGGCAGCATGCTCGCTGAGTCCCAGAACTACATGGCCTCACTCCCCCAGGTGGCGATGCTACCCGGGCTGATGATCGTCATCGCCGTGGTCGGATTGAATCTGTTCGGGGTGGGCTTACGAAGCAGCTTGATGCGTGAAGAGTGA
- a CDS encoding ABC transporter permease: MLYLFQRLLLFIFVLWGVSATVFLALHLAPGSPAQLLLGPFATPEALQRLTVELGLDQPAIVQYFKWLGQALSGDLGTSISIKQSVSSVLYERLTNSMILAVPSFFVATLLGITAGLLSGLYRRGWVDHSANTIMFIALALPVFWLGLLLILFFGLQLGWFPTSGMHTPGGSGGWMDVAHHLVLPVVALSLAPAAVIAQITRSTLLNEVKQDYVRTSVAKGLSYRKAIIRHALRNTWIPVVTTLGLEINYVIGGAVLVENVFNWPGIGQLLVQSAISRDYPVVLGASLLLSAIFVAVNFAVEASYAAIDPRLKGNNA, encoded by the coding sequence ATGTTGTATCTCTTTCAGCGCCTCCTGCTCTTCATCTTCGTTCTGTGGGGCGTATCTGCCACGGTCTTCCTAGCCCTCCACCTCGCGCCGGGCAGCCCCGCGCAACTGCTGCTTGGACCGTTCGCCACTCCAGAAGCCCTGCAGCGCCTCACGGTCGAGCTTGGCCTGGATCAACCGGCTATCGTTCAGTATTTCAAATGGCTCGGTCAGGCCCTCAGCGGCGACCTCGGAACATCCATCAGCATCAAGCAATCGGTATCATCCGTCCTCTACGAACGGCTGACGAACTCCATGATCCTCGCGGTGCCCTCCTTCTTCGTCGCCACCCTTCTTGGCATTACCGCAGGTCTGCTGAGTGGACTGTACCGGCGAGGCTGGGTTGACCACAGCGCCAACACCATCATGTTCATCGCGCTGGCCCTGCCCGTCTTCTGGCTCGGGCTGCTCCTGATCCTGTTCTTCGGCTTACAACTCGGCTGGTTCCCCACCAGCGGGATGCACACCCCTGGTGGGAGTGGAGGCTGGATGGACGTGGCGCATCACCTGGTGCTGCCCGTCGTCGCGCTCTCTCTCGCTCCTGCTGCGGTCATCGCGCAGATCACCCGCTCGACCCTGCTCAACGAAGTCAAACAGGACTACGTGCGTACCAGCGTCGCCAAAGGCCTCTCGTACCGAAAAGCCATCATCAGGCATGCCCTGCGCAACACCTGGATTCCGGTGGTGACCACCCTCGGTCTCGAAATCAATTACGTCATCGGTGGAGCCGTGCTGGTTGAGAACGTCTTCAACTGGCCCGGCATCGGGCAACTGCTCGTGCAATCCGCCATCAGCCGTGATTACCCGGTGGTGCTCGGCGCGAGCCTGTTGCTTTCCGCCATCTTTGTTGCCGTCAACTTCGCCGTTGAAGCCTCCTACGCCGCAATCGACCCACGTCTTAAAGGCAACAATGCATAA
- a CDS encoding protein adenylyltransferase SelO, with translation MSASTFRFDNTYARDLQGFYVPWKPASVPSPSLLFFNQELALELGLDPEVLDGPEGAAIFAGNQVPEGAEPLAQAYAGHQFGGFSPQLGDGRALLLGEVIDRLGRRRDIMLKGSGRTPFSRGGDGKAAIGPMLREVLIGEAMDALGIPTTRALAVAGTGEPVYRQQPLPGAVLTRVAASHLRVGTFEFFGARGETQRVGQLADYAIARHDPDLVDTTDRYLALLRRVAQRQAALIAGWMNVGFIHGVMNTDNMTISGETIDYGPCAFMEAYDPDAVFSSIDHGGRYAYSNQPLIARWNLARLAETLLPLIAEEESEGAVSKAIGQATEVIDAFPEWYAAALLNGQREKLGLQGGEGGDDEPDRALAADWLTLLHQHGVDFTLGWRRLADAACGDEMPLRSLFPQPQTPDAWLARWRSRGESEGGPALAGSERAERMRRVNPAVIPRNHRVEEALSAASEKEDLAPFRRLLSALRRPYDETQDQAEYTEPAGAEVTACYRTFCGT, from the coding sequence ATGTCTGCCTCCACTTTTCGATTCGACAACACCTATGCGCGGGACCTGCAAGGCTTCTACGTGCCCTGGAAGCCGGCTTCCGTTCCTTCACCGAGCTTGCTGTTCTTCAACCAGGAACTGGCGCTCGAACTGGGGCTGGATCCCGAAGTGCTGGACGGGCCCGAAGGCGCCGCCATCTTTGCCGGCAACCAAGTTCCTGAGGGGGCCGAACCGCTCGCCCAAGCCTATGCCGGCCACCAGTTCGGCGGGTTCTCGCCTCAACTGGGCGACGGGCGCGCCTTGCTGTTGGGTGAGGTCATCGATCGGCTCGGACGACGCCGCGACATCATGCTCAAGGGCTCGGGCCGCACACCGTTCTCGCGGGGGGGTGACGGCAAGGCGGCCATTGGCCCCATGTTGCGTGAGGTGCTGATCGGCGAAGCCATGGACGCGCTCGGGATCCCGACCACACGGGCACTCGCCGTGGCGGGCACGGGCGAGCCCGTATACCGCCAGCAGCCTCTGCCCGGTGCCGTTCTCACCCGCGTGGCGGCGAGCCATTTGCGCGTGGGCACATTCGAGTTCTTCGGCGCTCGCGGCGAAACGCAGCGGGTCGGGCAGCTCGCCGACTACGCCATTGCCCGGCATGACCCAGACCTCGTCGATACAACCGACCGGTATCTTGCCCTGCTCCGGCGTGTGGCGCAGCGGCAAGCGGCCCTCATTGCAGGGTGGATGAACGTCGGATTCATTCACGGCGTGATGAACACCGACAACATGACGATTTCCGGCGAGACGATCGACTACGGACCGTGTGCCTTCATGGAGGCGTACGACCCGGATGCGGTGTTCAGCTCCATTGACCACGGTGGGCGCTACGCCTACAGCAACCAGCCGCTGATTGCGCGCTGGAACCTTGCACGTCTGGCCGAGACCCTGCTGCCGCTCATCGCCGAAGAGGAGAGCGAGGGCGCCGTATCGAAAGCCATCGGCCAGGCGACCGAGGTGATCGATGCCTTCCCCGAGTGGTATGCTGCCGCGCTTTTGAACGGCCAGAGAGAGAAGCTGGGCCTGCAAGGTGGCGAGGGAGGCGACGATGAGCCGGACCGCGCGCTCGCGGCTGACTGGTTGACGCTGCTGCACCAGCACGGGGTGGACTTCACCCTCGGGTGGCGCCGGCTTGCAGACGCGGCGTGCGGCGACGAAATGCCGCTTCGCTCTCTCTTCCCCCAACCGCAGACGCCCGACGCCTGGCTCGCCCGCTGGCGATCGCGCGGCGAGAGCGAAGGCGGACCTGCCCTGGCAGGGAGCGAACGGGCCGAGCGCATGCGCCGCGTCAACCCGGCGGTCATCCCACGCAACCACCGGGTCGAGGAAGCGTTGTCAGCGGCTTCCGAAAAAGAAGATCTCGCCCCTTTCAGGCGCCTGCTGAGTGCGCTCAGGCGGCCTTACGACGAGACGCAGGACCAGGCCGAATACACCGAACCGGCCGGCGCGGAGGTGACGGCCTGCTACCGCACGTTCTGCGGCACCTGA
- a CDS encoding HTH domain-containing protein has protein sequence MNRVDRLFALLLVFQHRQRVTAAQLARQFEVSERTVDLLRKSWARVGDGARAVRTDDEVEPRAVQAANRGVPRNLRGDARRA, from the coding sequence GTGAACCGCGTAGATCGATTGTTCGCGCTGCTGCTGGTCTTTCAGCATCGGCAGCGTGTTACAGCGGCACAACTCGCCCGGCAGTTCGAAGTCAGTGAACGTACAGTAGACCTCCTGCGAAAGTCGTGGGCTAGGGTAGGGGATGGCGCACGAGCGGTACGAACGGACGATGAAGTTGAACCGCGTGCGGTTCAAGCGGCGAACCGGGGTGTACCCCGAAACCTTCGAGGCGATGCGCGACGTGCTTGA
- a CDS encoding IS5 family transposase: protein MKLNRVRFKRRTGVYPETFEAMRDVLDQREQAKTKAGRPAALTPDEQLLLTLEFWREYRTQAHLGDDWGVHETTVLRTVERVEAALLASGQFSLPRRSALTTETVYSAVLVDVSEVPCERPKKQRTWYSGKKKRHTQKMQLMIEAVTGRILCVGTGRGATHDLTLLRDSGVRVHQETALITDAGYQGIAHDHTLSLTPHKATARVPLSEEQRHENRVLAHFRQRIEHVIRRLKIFRVLKETYRHRRRRFALRLHLIAALVNLTLDVQS, encoded by the coding sequence ATGAAGTTGAACCGCGTGCGGTTCAAGCGGCGAACCGGGGTGTACCCCGAAACCTTCGAGGCGATGCGCGACGTGCTTGATCAGCGCGAGCAGGCCAAGACAAAGGCGGGCCGTCCCGCAGCGCTCACCCCGGACGAGCAGTTGCTGCTCACACTGGAATTCTGGCGGGAGTATCGCACTCAAGCTCACCTCGGCGACGACTGGGGCGTGCACGAGACCACCGTGCTGCGCACCGTCGAGCGTGTCGAAGCCGCCTTGCTGGCCAGCGGCCAGTTCTCCTTGCCGCGTCGCTCGGCGCTGACGACCGAGACGGTGTACAGCGCGGTCCTCGTCGACGTGTCCGAAGTGCCGTGCGAGCGACCCAAAAAACAGCGGACGTGGTACAGCGGCAAGAAGAAGCGGCACACCCAGAAGATGCAGCTGATGATCGAAGCCGTCACGGGGCGGATTCTGTGCGTGGGAACCGGTCGCGGTGCGACCCATGACCTCACGCTGCTGCGCGACTCGGGCGTTCGGGTGCACCAAGAAACCGCTCTGATCACCGACGCCGGGTATCAGGGCATCGCCCACGATCACACGCTCTCGCTGACCCCGCATAAAGCCACAGCGCGCGTCCCGCTCAGCGAAGAGCAGCGGCACGAAAACCGCGTGCTAGCGCACTTCCGCCAGAGGATCGAGCATGTCATCCGACGGCTGAAGATCTTCCGGGTGCTCAAGGAGACGTATCGTCATCGTCGCAGGCGCTTTGCGCTGCGCCTGCACCTGATCGCCGCCCTCGTCAACCTTACCCTTGACGTGCAGTCATGA
- a CDS encoding helix-turn-helix transcriptional regulator gives MTFAGGLVYRDVLALNEAGVPIVSMPGQGYELMEGYFLPPLVFTPDEARAMFLSGRFFVAHAGGRTAQDAQLALAKLAVVLPAATRQDAERQAALVSFIEARTRIDFDSSRLRELQDAIQNRRVVHFSYHSRHRETPTSRVVEPERLWYHVNAWYLSGYCRSRQATRSFRLERMETLQILTEPFGERVTKQGGRAFQLVRIRFPDTQVRWVMERQHYAFQEAVAEEGGVIMTYRVETLSEMLPWLLGWGSAAEPLHPRELRDRVREEAQRVVRLLT, from the coding sequence ATGACTTTCGCAGGAGGTCTAGTGTACCGGGATGTACTCGCATTAAACGAAGCCGGAGTGCCGATCGTTTCCATGCCCGGCCAGGGGTACGAGCTGATGGAAGGATACTTTCTTCCTCCCCTGGTGTTTACACCCGATGAAGCCCGCGCCATGTTCCTCAGCGGTCGATTCTTCGTCGCCCACGCAGGTGGCCGCACTGCGCAGGATGCACAGCTGGCCCTGGCAAAACTGGCGGTGGTTCTTCCTGCCGCCACACGTCAGGACGCTGAGCGGCAAGCCGCGCTTGTTTCATTCATAGAGGCACGAACACGAATTGACTTTGATTCCAGCCGCCTCCGGGAGCTCCAGGACGCTATCCAAAATCGACGGGTGGTTCACTTCTCGTACCACAGCCGGCACCGGGAGACGCCTACTTCACGTGTCGTCGAGCCGGAGCGGCTCTGGTACCACGTGAATGCCTGGTACCTGTCCGGGTACTGCCGTTCACGGCAGGCAACACGCTCCTTTCGCCTCGAGCGCATGGAGACCCTGCAGATCCTGACTGAACCCTTCGGAGAGCGCGTGACGAAACAAGGAGGACGTGCCTTTCAACTGGTTCGCATTCGTTTCCCTGACACTCAGGTGAGGTGGGTGATGGAACGTCAGCATTACGCCTTCCAGGAAGCCGTGGCGGAGGAAGGCGGCGTCATCATGACGTATAGAGTAGAAACCCTGAGTGAAATGCTGCCTTGGTTGTTGGGCTGGGGTTCGGCAGCGGAACCCCTCCATCCCCGCGAGTTACGTGACCGGGTCCGCGAGGAAGCGCAGCGTGTCGTGAGGCTCCTGACATAG
- a CDS encoding antibiotic biosynthesis monooxygenase, translated as MQRALEVVRYTVKPGSEQLSLQAWPGAEAALRKRFPGFVRCVRSRGDERQWLDVLEWRSLDDALRAASEASGIPEVAAWMACIEEVQSFEHRVIVHEG; from the coding sequence ATGCAAAGAGCACTCGAAGTCGTTCGGTACACGGTCAAACCCGGAAGTGAACAGTTGTCCCTGCAAGCATGGCCGGGAGCGGAAGCGGCCTTACGGAAGCGTTTCCCCGGCTTCGTCCGCTGCGTCCGGTCACGCGGAGACGAACGCCAATGGCTGGACGTGCTGGAGTGGCGCAGCCTCGACGACGCGTTACGTGCCGCTTCGGAAGCCTCGGGTATTCCAGAAGTCGCGGCGTGGATGGCGTGTATTGAAGAAGTGCAGAGTTTTGAGCATAGGGTGATCGTGCACGAAGGGTAA
- a CDS encoding TfoX/Sxy family DNA transformation protein gives MGDLREAGAVEAFVRYRIVGEQPSLNLLWALVAGLRGAHWASLGWMKRSA, from the coding sequence ATGGGTGATTTACGTGAGGCAGGTGCAGTTGAAGCCTTCGTGCGGTACAGGATTGTGGGCGAGCAGCCGTCGTTGAATTTGCTGTGGGCGTTGGTGGCGGGGCTGCGTGGAGCGCACTGGGCGAGTTTGGGATGGATGAAAAGGTCCGCCTGA
- a CDS encoding phosphotransferase, translated as MNSDTAEITEWTVRTIYGGAGGGSIYRYVGQAQDRGTTHPWSLIQKIVRASPDCTDPLTPRYWEREPLAYQSELFARLPAGLAAPRCYHIETAGHEYRLWLEDIQESTSEWTLEHYGRVARELGRFNAAYLTSPPVPSWPWMSRSFLRHWIELCATTAREVRQFPDHPHVQLLGQPNAINRLLALWDDREVFLGALERLPQTLCHLDVFRRNLLRRMTNGQEQTVLLDWAFTGTGALGEEIAPLVTGTVMFFGLEADKLRKLDAVVFEEYLAGLHEAGWRGDPQEVRFAYAATSALRYTFPPVSVLDEQFIPVVESIFGRPFAEVTAHHAETRSFLAERADEARALMDKLKL; from the coding sequence CTGAACAGTGACACGGCGGAAATCACCGAGTGGACCGTCCGAACAATTTACGGGGGCGCGGGCGGAGGGAGCATCTACCGTTACGTTGGACAAGCGCAGGATCGCGGTACAACTCACCCCTGGTCACTAATTCAGAAAATCGTCCGTGCTTCCCCGGACTGCACCGACCCGTTAACCCCCAGGTACTGGGAGCGCGAACCACTGGCGTACCAGTCCGAACTTTTTGCCCGCCTCCCTGCTGGACTCGCCGCGCCACGCTGCTACCACATCGAAACGGCCGGGCATGAGTATCGACTCTGGCTGGAAGACATCCAGGAAAGCACCAGTGAATGGACGCTGGAGCACTATGGGCGAGTGGCACGAGAACTGGGTCGGTTCAACGCTGCTTACCTCACGAGTCCACCCGTACCTTCCTGGCCCTGGATGAGCCGCTCCTTTCTCAGGCACTGGATCGAACTCTGCGCAACGACCGCCCGGGAAGTCCGGCAGTTCCCGGATCACCCACACGTTCAGTTGTTGGGCCAACCGAACGCCATCAATCGGCTGTTGGCCCTATGGGACGACCGGGAGGTCTTCCTTGGCGCGCTCGAACGTCTCCCGCAGACCCTGTGTCACCTGGATGTCTTCCGGCGTAATCTTCTGCGCAGAATGACGAACGGGCAGGAGCAAACGGTGCTCCTCGATTGGGCATTCACGGGAACCGGTGCTCTTGGCGAGGAAATAGCGCCTTTGGTCACAGGCACGGTGATGTTTTTCGGCCTGGAGGCGGACAAACTGAGGAAACTCGATGCTGTCGTGTTCGAAGAGTATCTTGCTGGTCTTCACGAGGCTGGTTGGCGTGGTGATCCCCAGGAGGTGCGCTTCGCCTATGCGGCTACTTCCGCCCTGCGTTACACGTTCCCGCCGGTCAGCGTCCTTGATGAGCAGTTTATCCCGGTGGTGGAGTCGATCTTCGGACGGCCTTTTGCGGAAGTGACGGCGCACCATGCCGAAACCAGAAGCTTCCTGGCGGAGCGGGCAGATGAAGCACGCGCATTGATGGACAAGCTGAAGCTGTAA
- a CDS encoding Gfo/Idh/MocA family protein — translation MSNLRAIVVGSGWAAEGHARALQHHEVSIAALCGRTPEPAYALVARLGIPEVRFGWQDAIDTLKPDIVCIATPAAPHLDIATAAMTAGCHVVCEKPLALTATEAHVMFTTAPRMGVRHAYAATGYAHPIYTAARDLILGGAVGQMREIESFIQIRDAERTPYSWVHQLEQGGGMLNNIFPHQLQQLTYVTGAEVVAATGDARPLQARVPFVGDVHDFCQLFMPLTDEQLARAEWREPTVDVAYSVVVKLRFPDASEATALVHLTHGPGRLQPSRLVLHGERGSVALEGDMWTNERLRRFNEGWEEVDVPVGVGDPVQAQWDQFFGAFLDDVRGHPSEPYPTFEDGWVAAEVIGAMREGRWWRCAERIAVADGGS, via the coding sequence ATGTCCAACTTGCGAGCGATCGTTGTTGGCAGCGGCTGGGCCGCCGAAGGTCACGCACGCGCCCTCCAACACCATGAAGTGAGCATCGCTGCCCTCTGCGGACGCACTCCAGAACCGGCGTATGCGCTGGTTGCACGCCTTGGAATACCAGAAGTTCGATTCGGTTGGCAAGACGCCATAGATACCTTAAAGCCCGACATCGTCTGTATCGCTACGCCAGCCGCACCACACCTCGACATCGCGACCGCTGCCATGACCGCTGGATGCCACGTGGTGTGCGAGAAGCCCCTCGCGCTCACCGCGACCGAAGCGCACGTGATGTTCACCACCGCTCCCCGCATGGGTGTTCGGCATGCCTACGCTGCGACGGGATACGCGCACCCCATCTACACCGCCGCACGCGACTTGATCCTCGGCGGAGCAGTGGGGCAGATGCGCGAGATCGAGTCGTTCATCCAGATTCGGGATGCCGAGCGGACGCCGTACTCCTGGGTTCATCAACTCGAGCAGGGCGGCGGGATGCTCAACAACATATTCCCGCACCAACTGCAGCAACTGACATACGTCACAGGCGCTGAAGTCGTCGCCGCGACCGGGGACGCCCGACCCCTGCAAGCCCGTGTTCCGTTCGTGGGAGACGTTCATGACTTTTGCCAGTTGTTCATGCCTCTCACGGACGAGCAGTTGGCACGCGCAGAGTGGAGGGAGCCGACCGTGGACGTCGCGTACTCGGTGGTGGTGAAACTCCGCTTTCCGGACGCTTCAGAAGCGACAGCGCTGGTGCACCTTACGCATGGCCCGGGCCGGTTGCAACCGAGCCGGCTGGTGTTGCATGGCGAGCGTGGAAGCGTGGCACTCGAAGGTGACATGTGGACGAACGAACGGCTTCGTCGCTTCAACGAGGGGTGGGAGGAGGTGGACGTTCCCGTTGGAGTGGGAGATCCGGTGCAGGCGCAATGGGATCAGTTTTTCGGAGCGTTCCTCGATGACGTCCGGGGGCATCCGTCGGAACCGTACCCGACGTTCGAGGATGGATGGGTTGCAGCGGAGGTGATCGGGGCGATGCGGGAAGGTCGATGGTGGCGTTGTGCTGAGCGGATCGCAGTGGCGGATGGCGGCTCCTGA
- a CDS encoding tyrosine-type recombinase/integrase: protein MGVPKPAGTPQSQHNVRRDWRAILRKAKLDETYRIHDLRHTFLCRLIEDGVDPRTAADVAGHSDPRITLARYAYSRAEKRKSALLGVANPLRALLTPEEGAEEANSEAS, encoded by the coding sequence GTGGGTGTTCCCAAGCCTGCCGGCACACCGCAATCACAGCACAACGTCCGGCGGGACTGGCGGGCCATCCTGCGCAAAGCGAAGCTCGACGAGACGTACCGCATTCACGACCTGAGGCACACCTTCCTCTGCCGCCTCATCGAGGACGGCGTGGATCCCCGCACGGCTGCGGACGTGGCCGGGCACAGTGACCCTCGGATCACCCTGGCGCGGTACGCGTACTCCCGAGCAGAGAAGCGCAAGTCGGCCCTGCTGGGTGTAGCGAACCCCTTGCGGGCGTTGCTGACGCCCGAAGAAGGGGCGGAAGAGGCGAATTCCGAGGCTTCGTAG
- a CDS encoding GNAT family N-acetyltransferase — translation MSTPQEIQVVDNSEAQRYEAQTEAGLAFAEYRPVANALVFSHTEVPEGLEGQGVGSSLLRFALDDARSRGLQVVPMCPFVAAFIGKHREYVDLVHPQQRGVFGL, via the coding sequence ATGAGCACACCCCAAGAGATTCAGGTCGTCGACAATTCGGAAGCCCAGCGCTATGAAGCCCAGACCGAGGCCGGGCTCGCCTTTGCGGAGTATCGTCCGGTCGCCAACGCCCTGGTTTTTTCGCACACGGAGGTGCCAGAAGGCCTGGAGGGGCAGGGCGTAGGCTCTTCTCTTCTCCGCTTCGCGCTCGATGACGCGCGCTCGCGGGGATTACAGGTGGTGCCGATGTGTCCCTTCGTCGCGGCATTTATCGGGAAGCACCGCGAATATGTCGATCTGGTGCATCCTCAGCAGCGCGGCGTGTTCGGGCTGTAG